The genomic window ACAAACATGTACATCACTCGTACATCACTCGTACATgtataagtacatgtattgagctttcatttttttatttttttattattattattattatttttttttttatgcaagtcgccagacacacaaggcctgaaggctcttaaccgctcggccatgacacgccacatgtgaaagttttatAAGTGTCTGGATAAAATGTCCTCTGTATGTGTTTATTGTTTGGTCAGCATTATGAAGAATCTGGGAAACAGAAGTGGGAGTTGTGGGCCGCGTCTGATTTAGTTATAGACATGGTCAGTGGCTCACGCAGATGAAACAaacccatttttattttgttttccttttgttgCATCAGGTAGGCAGAGTTATTTTTCTAAACTGTAGAGGCTCAATTTAGCGATATTGGCAGCATGGATTATtaatcttttttaatttttcatttttgttattttattgttgttttttttttagtttttatttagtttttaagggggggggtgTGTTGACCTTCATTGATGATCTCACAGAAATACGCCTTTTTTCtacaatattgtttttttgaCTCCAAACTTGTGCCAAACTGTTGGTGTATTTCAGCCACCTTTTTTGGCATGAATGATGTATTGTTACTACATTGTAGGTCACAAGTTGTGGCAGGCCTGATGCCCAGTTTTTGAAAGATTAAGGGCACCGCAGCCTTTTCTCCTTGTAATTGGACCTCTtggaggaaattgtaaacttatATTGGAACTTTTCAAGGGCACACAGGCAATTACATggggggcaatggaggcaataaCTGCAATTGCCACCTATAAGTATTATGCCTGGGGGGGGCGGTTTCTTTGGTAAGTTTTATTTCctgcataatttttttattttttattttatactttaaAACATGTCTGATTTTAAGATAGTTTTATGAGTTAATGTTAACTGAGTTGATAGTTGTTTAAAGATGCAGCTGTGGTTCTTGGTTTAGTTTGTAATAGTTTGTATGCATTAATTTAGGCAGGGTTTGcccacaatttttttaaggatCAAGAAATATGTCAGTTTACTGTTCCGTCGTGTCGGCATCTGTACCTGTTCTTAGTTTGATTACGCTTTACACTGGCatcaaaataaataactagATAAATAACgatacaaagaaacaaaatagattaaaataccaagccagtgggtggcaaggaggaacaggtgaccagcacctctacaaagaTGTCCTGTCACAAAGAATGTCCCCTAATACCCACCCCACAGTTAAAAACCACCCACCcctcagtttaaaaaaaaaacacccattccTCAGatataaacaaaagaaataaatcaataaaaaatagaaacagtgaaaaattaaatttaacaataaaGAGGACCAAAGAAAGCTGGACTGACAATTACTAACTGAATTCATATTTAAATAGGGATCTTTTTTAAAACCGAGCTAGGCAGCTGGATCACTCTGaatgaattttgactggtcctcatgTGTTCGAACTGGCCTCCCAAAATGAGTATGTTCTTTATTACATAATGTTTGTTGTCAAGTCTTCAATTGCGATTTCCTCAACTTTGACTGATTTCAAACATCAGATTGTAAATATTTCTGTGGAAAGCTGGTACTGGTAGTGAATTTATAATCAGTGAGGAATAGAGATTAAAATctttatgtatttttatattaatttttttttggaatTTTCCCCCGGTAATTACCAGCTCTTTATTTTGTAGTCAACAAGAAATATGAAATTCCTCTTTCATCATGTTTAAATTTATCAAAGTCAAAATGATGAAGCCTCCTTTTTTGTTTGTCCTCGACGATGTGTAAAAATTGTGTCTCAATTTAGATAACTATTAAATATAGAGCATTATTTTAGTCTCTTTTTTCGCTCTTGTCTGATAATGTAGATACATACAGTAGAtgtatttttgattttgtttaacctgttgtatttatttgtttttatttttaaaggcaaaatCTCTTCTCTCTTATTAGTTAatcttattattaattttttaagttaatatatgTACCAGAGTGATTTTACTGGAATTatattggcccaatttcatggctctgctaactgtaagaacagaatcggcgcttatgatagcagggaattctgtgcttgctTACAGCAAGCATATTTCAAGGGTTAGCGGTAACttttggcttctgtgcgtgcgtactccacgtcactaggcattctacgcttacaaggctagcgcagaatttCGGCGCTTTCACATAAGTggggaatcatgatcgtaagcgcagaattcggcggtaagcagagccgtgaaattgggccctgttggttcagtttaaattttcaacaTGAATCGCGTAACATCAAGatcaaggacccaatttcataaaggttgtaagcatacaaaaaaatagaattagctgttgcgaataacttaccaaccaaatggaccagTGGTAttaatgcaaacaaatagttaatgcatgtttcgaccctagcagagtctttctcaaaggcatatttagccttcgagaaagactctgctagggttgaaatgtcaggccattaccTAACTTTTGCATAAAAAACTTGCCAAGCACAGAAAAGTGTTGCTCAACAgtaactggttaccagccaaagttcaATGAGGTTTACATAGATGCAACTGGTGTCCCATTCAGTTTTTGTTAAGCAAAGAATATtcctaagcagtattttctgctgaacagtttcatgaaattgggcccagtggttgatttcacaaagagtagggactagtcctaggagatgtatAAAATGTATTGCAAGTCCTatcaagttaggatgagtaacttgatatgagactagtcttaactctttgtgaaatcgacccctggaatcATAAAAGGTAGAATGTTACATTGCAAATTCACAGAAGACGCCCTTCACTTTTTGCATGTACTCTTTTTAAGTGAATAGAGACTGCCTTGCTTGGTCCACCTTTGCtaaggtcaaacaatggaacTGCACGTGCGTTGTGCGCGGTGCCACTCACAACTCTCGGCTGTGTTTTTTAGAGAATTGCGACAAATAGGGACCAGTTTACTTTGGTCACATGGTTGCTTGATGCCATTTAGTCTCCAAATGAAGCACAATCCAACaggcagactagtctggcaaAAAATTGCTTCTAATCGCAAGTTGTCATTACTCTCCCCATATACGGCTCTGCTCTCAGCCAATGAGAGGTCTTCCTTTGACttcattgagggcgctgtttcggCTAATTGTGACATTTTATTTCTACACACAGTTCATGGTCTGATAGCACcttgattttgtttgcattcGTGTTGGCATTAATGTTTGTAAATGGTTGTtaataattagttttaaaaaaatgactgAATCTTACAAAGCGTCAAAGGCTGATTAAAAAGAGACTCAAGGCACTTCACCgggatacaaaaaaaaaatctaattcaAATAGCAATTTATAATACAACAAATGTACAGAAAAGCAGTGACCAATCTAAGGGTATTAAAATGTAGGCGTTATAGAAATGATAATACTGTGTTCTTATGGGGCTATATCTATGCGCTTTTCTACTTAATAAGTATAGGGCTTCGTCTATTGGCTTCTTCAAGCACTCTTGAAGAAATGTTTGTGTACATGCTGTTTGTGTAATGGGTGATGCGCAATGCATTAAAATGTAAGGTAGTGTCCGAATttgcgactttggctacagctacggctagatcagcgcgtctgtcagtgttgaagaatagcagacgcgtgCGCCCTAggcgtagctgtagccgaagttgccaattcggacacggcctataaGCACATGACGTAGCCTACTGAGTTATCTGTAGGATGTATAAGGATGGCGCATTATGCAAAGTGCATGAAGGGCACATGGTATACAACATGCGACAGTGtaataacaaaatgttgtttgcacacatgtaggcctattttacTAATATCGCTGTACTACTTGCACCAGTTTGCCATTCAATGTTCGTCACTAGGGGCTTTTCCCAAACCtaggctctggcttgggctctggcttaggCTTAGGCTCTGGTTTCAGCCTGGGCTCTGGGTCAGACTCCAGCTTGGACTCTGGCTTGAAATCATGCTTGGGCCCTAGCTTATGCTCTGGCTTATGCTCTGGCTTatgctctggcttgggctctggcttatGCTCTGGCTTGGGTTCTGGCTTATGCTCTGGCTTGGGTTCTGGCTTATGCTCTGGCTTATGCTCTGGCTTATGTTCTGGCTTGGGTTCTGGCTTCTGCTTGTGCTCTGGTTTGGGCTCTGGCTCCAGCTaagcttgggctctggcttctGCACTGGCTCCGGCTTGGACTCCGGCTCCGGCTCAAACTTGGATTCTGGCTCCAGCTTTGGCTCTGGTTTGGGCTCTGGCTCTGGCTctggctctggcttgggctctggcttgggcttcGACTCTGGGCTGGGCTCTGGTTTCGGGTCGGGCTCTGGCTTTGGCTTGGGCTTGGAATCTGATTGGGCTCCGATTTTGGTCGGGCTTGGCTCTGGTTTGAGCTCAGGCTCTGGCTTGGGTTCGGCTTGGCCTTTGGCTTGGACTCTGATTGGGCTCTGATTTGGGGGTCAGGCTTGGCTCTGGCTTGGGTTCGGCTCTGGCTTTGGCTCTGGCTTCAACTTTGGTTGGGCTCTGGCTCCAGCTAAGGCTCTTGCTTTAGCTTGGAACAGGGTGAATTTCACAGGGAGCCCAGAGCAAGAGCAGGAGCCATAGTTAGGGTGCTACACTGCTTCCCACAGCAGAATTCGATTCTATGGTTGCAGGTACATGCCTGTGTGTGATGCACTATAATTATTGAAGTTTTGTTTATGATACATTGATATGTTATTGTGCTTCTTTTGATGATCAAGCGATTTCATCATAGCTTGCTTCTCGCAGTATGTGTGAACAATCATGTTTCTCAAGATAGTAACAAAATCTGTGTTTTAAATAATAGGTATTTATTGGATAATTTCCTTTCACATCTACAGTCTTCATAACACTTTTGAAAAGGAGACCTGCATGCTAAAACAAAAGCACACAGAGACAAAACCTTGCTTGAAATAAAGTAACATGTTTAAGACCTCCTAGTCTTTGGTTTCTTTATTACTTTTCTTAGAaaagtttgtgtatttttttagtGAAACTGTCAGTAATACCTTGTCTAATACAGGCACCTTTGTTGGCTGATTGGTTACTGTAATGGTCTATCCCTAAATAATGACATCGCATGCATCATAGTACGTTTCTTCTTTGCTCCAAACTGGTTACAAGTTACAACAACTGAGTAGCGCTTGCGCAATCCTTAAAGTGGCAGACGCGACTTAGTAACAACAACGGAGTGCGCAAGTCTTAAAGTGGCAAACTCCACTTACATGTGGTTACAACAACTGAGTACCATATGTGCAAATCTTAGAGTGGCAGACGCGATTTAGTTGTAACAACTGAGTAGCATGTGCGCAAGTCTTAAAGTGGCAGACATGAAAGAAATAGGGAGTGCGCAAGTCTTAAAGTGGCAGACACGACTTAAAGTGACTACACTACACTTACCAAATCATTGTCAAATCCCTGGCTCGAGTCTTTACCAAATTaatgaaggattcagaaggagTGAGGGCTGCAAGTCCAGTACTTACGATAGGGCCATGCATTCCGATCTTTGCCAAGTAGGATGTGAAACTTTGCATCGTCTgcgaggtttgcggtagcaccatatgatgtgtaaatctcttttgagtagttctgaaaagaaccggtgattAACGACcaaacgtttcgatcagtataatctgattgtcttcaggagtgTTCGGTCTGAAAAGATCCCGCCAAGTCCAATTATGTTGGTGAGAAGTGACATAATATGAGTGGTGGATATTGGAGGGTTGAGGTCTCATATGTCACAATGCTCAGGGGATTGTTTTTAAATAGTGGTTCCTTCCCCTA from Asterias amurensis chromosome 17, ASM3211899v1 includes these protein-coding regions:
- the LOC139950143 gene encoding uncharacterized protein — encoded protein: PPNQSPIRVQAKGQAEPKPEPELKPEPSPTKIGAQSDSKPKPKPEPDPKPEPSPESKPKPEPKPEPEPEPEPKPEPKLEPESKFEPEPESKPEPVQKPEPKLSWSQSPNQSTSRSQNPSQNISQSISQSISQNPSQSISQNPSQSISQSPSQSISQSISQSIS